One stretch of Nocardia mangyaensis DNA includes these proteins:
- the mycP gene encoding type VII secretion-associated serine protease mycosin, with amino-acid sequence MTARGSHLRRVAAACLVAGSAVVVPQSVAAALPPPVVDLAALGPARDLSGQPRPLEPTEQRTVCAEPVLTGGSPQEPPFAQRVLDLPAAWQFSRGAGQKVAVIDTGVNPHPRLPALQPGGDFVSDSDGTVDCDGHGTLVAGIIAARPDPGDAFTGVAPEAEILTIRQLSLAFEPVERNRTPNPGSIADAGYGNVLTLAAAVVRAVDLGATVINISEVACTPAGGDQADAALGAAVRYAYERNVVVVVAAGNLQSGGSCAQQNERSGWGGVQTVASPAWFQPYVLPVASVDPDGAPSALTLYGPWVGVAAIGRDIVSLDSKPGGAGLVNGVQTAEGIHSVEGTSFAAPYVAGLAALIRSRYPELTAQQVIDRITRTAHAPGPGRDDRIGHGLIDPLAALTAPLPDRPIGDGAMTPRAIAEPAYAAGPDPRPRRIALAGSIAAMTVLGIGLALARAFRHDRDELPELDPPQDGDA; translated from the coding sequence ATGACGGCGCGGGGTTCTCACCTCCGCCGGGTTGCCGCGGCCTGCCTCGTGGCCGGCTCGGCCGTGGTGGTGCCCCAGTCCGTGGCGGCGGCGCTGCCTCCGCCTGTGGTCGACCTCGCTGCGCTGGGGCCGGCTCGGGATCTGAGCGGGCAGCCGCGACCGCTGGAACCCACCGAGCAGCGAACCGTCTGCGCCGAACCGGTGCTCACCGGCGGCTCGCCCCAGGAGCCGCCGTTCGCGCAGCGGGTTCTCGATCTGCCCGCGGCCTGGCAGTTCAGTCGGGGTGCTGGACAAAAGGTCGCGGTGATCGATACCGGGGTGAATCCGCACCCACGCCTGCCCGCGCTGCAGCCCGGTGGCGATTTCGTCTCCGACAGCGACGGCACCGTCGACTGCGACGGCCACGGCACGTTGGTCGCCGGGATCATCGCCGCCCGACCTGATCCCGGCGACGCGTTCACCGGCGTGGCGCCGGAGGCCGAGATCCTCACCATTCGCCAGCTCAGCCTTGCCTTCGAACCGGTCGAGCGCAATCGCACCCCGAACCCGGGCAGCATCGCGGACGCGGGCTACGGCAATGTGCTGACCCTGGCCGCCGCGGTGGTTCGCGCCGTCGATCTGGGCGCGACCGTCATCAACATCTCCGAGGTGGCCTGCACTCCTGCCGGGGGCGATCAGGCCGATGCCGCCCTCGGCGCGGCTGTGCGCTATGCCTACGAGCGCAACGTGGTGGTCGTGGTGGCAGCGGGCAATCTGCAGTCCGGCGGAAGCTGCGCCCAGCAGAACGAGCGGTCCGGGTGGGGCGGGGTGCAGACGGTGGCCAGTCCGGCCTGGTTTCAGCCCTACGTGCTGCCTGTCGCGTCGGTCGACCCCGACGGCGCGCCCTCGGCGCTCACGCTGTATGGACCGTGGGTCGGAGTGGCCGCGATCGGCCGCGACATCGTCTCGCTCGACTCGAAACCCGGCGGCGCCGGTCTGGTGAACGGGGTGCAGACCGCCGAGGGCATCCACTCGGTGGAGGGCACCAGCTTCGCTGCGCCCTACGTGGCCGGGCTCGCCGCCCTCATCCGGTCCCGGTACCCGGAGCTGACCGCCCAGCAGGTGATCGACCGCATCACCCGCACCGCGCACGCCCCCGGCCCCGGCCGCGACGACCGCATCGGCCACGGCCTCATCGACCCGCTGGCCGCGCTCACCGCACCACTGCCCGACCGGCCGATCGGCGACGGCGCCATGACACCACGCGCCATCGCCGAACCGGCCTACGCGGCAGGCCCCGATCCCCGCCCGCGCCGGATCGCACTGGCCGGCTCGATCGCGGCGATGACTGTGCTCGGCATCGGTCTGGCCCTGGCCAGAGCGTTCCGGCACGACCGCGACGAGCTGCCAGAGCTGGACCCACCACAGGACGGAGACGCATGA
- a CDS encoding DUF4254 domain-containing protein: MAFPDTLRCVDTAGPPASTGLLPLSDLLVRACRGHRVVGGPLLWFARDLAVLHEKRVVGRGGSVDTDPVVMREIDCRRSELVLAIDDWVLRGVPQHRLGATLHTETIGAVIDRLAESSVRAHHALMTLAANDEMLHCAWHHLAELADAYDDLVRDVIAGRRRLPEW, from the coding sequence ATGGCTTTCCCCGACACACTGCGGTGTGTCGATACCGCCGGGCCACCGGCGAGCACCGGTCTACTGCCGCTCTCCGATCTCCTCGTCCGGGCGTGTCGCGGCCACCGTGTGGTGGGTGGGCCCCTGCTGTGGTTCGCGCGTGATCTGGCGGTGCTGCACGAGAAGCGCGTCGTCGGGCGCGGCGGATCAGTTGACACCGATCCCGTGGTGATGCGGGAGATCGACTGCCGCCGCAGCGAACTCGTCCTCGCGATCGACGACTGGGTGCTGCGCGGCGTGCCCCAGCATCGGCTCGGCGCCACCCTGCACACCGAGACCATCGGCGCGGTCATCGACCGGCTTGCCGAGTCGTCGGTGCGCGCCCATCACGCACTGATGACCCTGGCCGCCAACGACGAGATGCTGCACTGCGCCTGGCATCACCTCGCCGAACTGGCCGACGCCTACGACGATCTGGTGCGTGATGTGATCGCCGGGCGCAGGCGACTACCCGAGTGGTGA
- the eccD gene encoding type VII secretion integral membrane protein EccD: MCRVSVIGGNTQLDVGLPASVPIAAFITDLVALIGSRDPATEDAEGGAVPDPQRWTLARIGAEAIAPNRSLLDAEVHDGDLLVLRSVAAKEAPALFDDVIDAVSRLTAAEFRSWSPASARWVGLLGAGLATVLTLILLAAGRSHGDGLAAPLLLLGYAAGAAAAATIAARRFQDETTAVWLSLCGLLLVFGGGILLVPGPFGSPHLLLGFSLSIAAAVGLYRSTASGALLCAATVTLGVLGGGGAAVQFIWQPGLPKIAAGLLVVALIVISLAPRFAAVAARLPIPPVPTAGAAIDPADHEPRPTIEGVGAVGATTLPSAVGLGRRARAANRYQSGIMIGCTVAVAGGALGAADPFGAARWQGVALAVVAAIILCLRGRAFADLTQAATLISGGAATFLALVIAMAAAEPDRILTAAVLLLVFAAAVVAFGVIGPHTEITPVARRAVEIFEYLLIVTVVPLVLWLLDVYSMARNL; the protein is encoded by the coding sequence ATGTGCCGAGTATCGGTTATCGGCGGAAATACTCAGCTGGATGTCGGATTGCCGGCGTCGGTCCCGATTGCCGCCTTCATCACCGACCTGGTGGCACTCATCGGCTCCAGGGACCCTGCCACCGAGGACGCCGAAGGCGGCGCGGTGCCCGACCCACAGCGCTGGACCCTGGCCCGCATCGGCGCCGAGGCCATCGCCCCCAACCGCAGTCTGCTCGACGCCGAGGTGCACGACGGAGACCTGCTGGTGCTGCGATCCGTCGCCGCCAAGGAAGCGCCCGCGCTGTTCGACGATGTCATCGATGCCGTATCTCGGCTCACCGCAGCGGAATTCCGCAGCTGGTCACCCGCCTCGGCGCGCTGGGTCGGGTTGCTCGGGGCCGGGCTGGCCACAGTGCTCACGCTGATCCTGTTGGCGGCCGGGCGAAGTCACGGCGACGGGCTCGCCGCGCCGCTGCTGCTGCTCGGGTACGCGGCCGGTGCCGCGGCAGCGGCCACCATCGCGGCCCGTCGGTTCCAGGACGAGACGACAGCCGTGTGGCTGTCGCTGTGCGGGCTGCTGCTCGTCTTCGGCGGCGGAATCCTGTTGGTTCCGGGGCCATTCGGGAGCCCGCATCTGCTGCTCGGGTTCTCGTTGAGCATCGCCGCCGCGGTCGGGCTGTACCGGTCCACTGCGAGTGGTGCCCTGCTGTGCGCGGCCACGGTCACCCTCGGTGTACTCGGCGGTGGTGGCGCGGCGGTGCAGTTCATCTGGCAACCCGGGCTGCCCAAGATCGCTGCCGGCCTGCTGGTCGTGGCGCTGATCGTCATCTCGCTGGCGCCCCGATTCGCGGCGGTCGCCGCCCGGCTGCCGATTCCGCCGGTGCCCACCGCGGGCGCCGCCATCGACCCGGCCGACCACGAGCCGCGCCCCACCATCGAAGGGGTCGGTGCGGTCGGCGCCACCACGCTGCCCTCGGCGGTCGGTCTCGGTCGACGGGCAAGGGCAGCGAACCGATACCAGTCCGGCATCATGATCGGCTGCACCGTGGCAGTAGCCGGTGGCGCGCTCGGTGCCGCCGACCCGTTCGGCGCCGCGCGCTGGCAGGGGGTCGCGTTGGCCGTGGTGGCCGCCATCATCCTGTGTCTGCGCGGGCGCGCCTTCGCCGACCTCACCCAGGCCGCGACCCTGATCTCGGGCGGCGCGGCGACCTTTCTCGCGCTCGTCATCGCCATGGCTGCCGCCGAACCGGACCGAATCCTCACCGCAGCAGTGCTGCTGCTGGTCTTCGCGGCCGCCGTGGTGGCGTTCGGCGTCATCGGCCCGCACACCGAGATCACCCCGGTCGCCCGGCGGGCGGTGGAGATCTTCGAATACCTGCTGATCGTCACGGTCGTGCCGTTGGTGCTGTGGCTTCTCGACGTGTACTCGATGGCCCGAAACCTATGA
- a CDS encoding GNAT family N-acetyltransferase produces the protein MTVTMRPATLGDLALICRLRVQRTSWLTARGSDQWTVAGRGRAIETFAAAVGRALDRGETWIAEFEGAPAGTITVNHRADPGLWSPWELAESVIVHFMIVDLCFAGRKVGHHMLAHAADLATRQHRPWVRLDAWTTNTALHDYYRREGFTMARIAGPVASGPSKALFERPTTSWPPRLPPRRTATAHRSVPAASLRD, from the coding sequence ATGACGGTGACCATGCGTCCGGCCACCCTGGGTGACCTGGCGCTGATCTGCCGCCTGCGCGTCCAGCGCACCTCCTGGCTGACCGCGCGCGGCTCCGACCAGTGGACCGTCGCCGGCCGCGGCCGCGCGATCGAAACCTTCGCCGCCGCCGTGGGCCGCGCACTGGACCGTGGCGAGACCTGGATCGCCGAGTTCGAGGGCGCGCCGGCGGGCACCATCACCGTCAACCACCGCGCCGACCCCGGCCTCTGGTCACCCTGGGAACTGGCCGAATCCGTGATCGTCCACTTCATGATCGTCGACCTGTGCTTCGCGGGCCGAAAAGTAGGTCACCACATGCTCGCCCACGCCGCCGACCTCGCCACCCGCCAACACCGCCCCTGGGTCCGCCTCGACGCCTGGACCACCAACACCGCACTCCACGACTACTACCGTCGCGAAGGCTTCACCATGGCCCGCATCGCCGGCCCCGTCGCCAGCGGCCCGTCGAAAGCCCTCTTCGAACGCCCCACCACCAGCTGGCCGCCCCGCCTACCGCCCCGCCGCACCGCGACCGCGCATCGCTCCGTCCCCGCGGCCTCGCTCCGGGACTGA
- the eccCa gene encoding type VII secretion protein EccCa → MTTEGFVRRPRVAPPRVPGGEVALTAPPEIPRNVPTPLITKLMPVVMVVAVIGMIGMMVMMGRDLMRNPFMMMFPLMMIMSMVGMMAGFRGGGGQKRPAELNEDRKDYFRYLDQIRKDVGRTGAEQHAALLWSHPDPGDLLPMVGSRRMWERRPSDIDFGHVRVGVGSHRLATKLARPETGPLEDLEPVSTVALRRFVRTHSVVHQLPTAVSLRAFPAINVEGEHAEARMLVRAMLVELTAFHGPDHVAIAIVCAEPDGPSWSWAKWLPHLQHPDQRDGMGAARMMYDSLAELETALGDELLERGRFMRNPQPTQGRIHLVVVIDDGYVSGTERVISESGLDSVTVLDLTAPEGGLAARRGLQLVAADGEISARSAAGVEKFATADSVTLAEAESLARALARYRIATAAQIVSLGDDVSTADPGLMALLKIPDAARIEPNRVWRPRTARERLRVPIGITPDGSPVEIDIKESAENGMGPHGLCIGATGSGKSEFLRTLVLSLVTTHSPDALNLVLVDFKGGATFLGLDPLPHVAAVITNLEEELSMVDRMKDALAGEMNRRQELLRSAGNFANVNDYEKARAAGAALDPLPALFVVVDEFSELLSQKPDFADLFVMIGRLGRSLHVHLLLASQRLEENKLRGLDSHLSYRIGLRTFSANESRAVLGITDAYHLPSVPGAGYLKSDSADPLRFTATYVSGPYVAPRSAPEVDGRPVDVLPPRVFTAAPVELSEVAGSTVAADDPLGLPPPPPSASAAPAEGVPATLLEVVVDRLIGHGRPAHEVWLPPLDESPSVDMLLPDPDWRSLNNRNGRLWMPVGVVDKPYEQRRDVLTVELSGAQGHVAVVGGPQSGKSTTLRTLIVAAAATHTPEQVQFYCLDFGGGSMAGLVGMPHVGSVAGRLDVDRVRRTVAELTSLLRRREELFTELGIESMAEFRRRKEQSGGGEGDPLAEDRFGDVFLVIDGWAVIREEFDSLEPLINAIAKQGLSFGIHLMLGASRWAEIRPVVKDQIGTRLELRLGDPSDSEMGRRTAGSVPMGRPGRGLTPDQLQMLIALPRLDSDSDSDTLADGVATARKQLTELYGTRRAPEVRMLPLQFSREELLAQAAATGIVEDAKHVVIGLGESELTPLVLDFEAQPHFMAFADVGCGKTTLLRNIVQGIADRTTAEQARFILVDYRRTMLGVLEGDQLAGYSTSAQTCGPMMKEVAAFLAKRLPPADVTPQQLRERSWWTGSEIYVVVDDYDMVMTGGAVNSPFAPLVEYLPQARDLGFHFVAARRMGGAGRALMDNVMGGMKNLSVDALVMSGSRDEGKLFGNLRPSKLPPGRGTLVSRALGEEMIQIAHLPEL, encoded by the coding sequence ATGACCACCGAGGGATTCGTTCGCCGTCCCCGGGTGGCGCCGCCGCGGGTGCCCGGCGGTGAGGTGGCGCTCACAGCACCGCCGGAGATCCCCCGCAACGTGCCGACTCCGCTGATCACCAAGCTCATGCCCGTGGTGATGGTGGTGGCCGTGATCGGGATGATCGGGATGATGGTCATGATGGGCCGCGACCTCATGCGCAACCCCTTCATGATGATGTTCCCGCTGATGATGATCATGTCGATGGTCGGCATGATGGCCGGATTCCGCGGTGGCGGCGGGCAGAAGCGGCCCGCCGAACTCAACGAGGACCGCAAGGACTACTTCCGCTACCTCGACCAGATCCGCAAGGACGTCGGGCGCACCGGCGCCGAACAGCACGCGGCGCTGCTGTGGAGTCACCCAGACCCCGGTGACCTGCTGCCGATGGTGGGGTCCCGGCGGATGTGGGAAAGGCGGCCGAGCGATATCGATTTCGGGCACGTCCGGGTGGGGGTCGGCAGTCATCGTCTGGCCACCAAGTTGGCCCGCCCCGAGACGGGTCCGCTGGAGGACCTGGAACCGGTCTCGACCGTGGCGCTGCGCCGATTCGTGCGCACCCATTCGGTGGTGCACCAGTTGCCGACCGCGGTCTCGCTGCGCGCGTTTCCCGCGATCAATGTCGAAGGTGAGCACGCCGAGGCGCGAATGCTGGTGCGCGCCATGCTCGTCGAGCTGACTGCCTTTCACGGACCCGACCACGTGGCCATCGCCATCGTCTGCGCCGAACCCGACGGACCCAGCTGGTCGTGGGCGAAATGGCTGCCGCACCTGCAACATCCGGACCAGCGCGACGGCATGGGCGCGGCGCGCATGATGTACGACTCGCTCGCCGAACTGGAGACCGCGCTCGGCGACGAACTCCTCGAACGCGGCCGCTTCATGCGCAATCCGCAACCCACCCAGGGGCGGATCCACCTGGTGGTGGTGATCGACGACGGCTACGTCAGCGGCACCGAACGGGTGATCAGCGAATCCGGCCTGGATTCGGTCACCGTCCTCGACCTCACCGCGCCCGAGGGTGGTCTGGCGGCGCGTCGCGGCCTACAGTTGGTGGCCGCCGACGGCGAGATCTCGGCCCGGAGCGCAGCGGGCGTGGAGAAGTTCGCCACCGCCGACTCGGTCACCCTCGCCGAAGCGGAATCCCTCGCCCGCGCGCTGGCTCGCTACCGGATCGCCACCGCGGCCCAGATCGTCAGCCTCGGTGACGATGTCAGCACCGCCGATCCGGGCCTCATGGCGCTGCTGAAGATTCCCGACGCCGCGCGCATCGAGCCGAACCGGGTGTGGCGTCCCCGCACCGCGCGCGAACGGCTCCGGGTGCCGATCGGCATCACACCCGATGGCAGCCCGGTCGAAATCGACATCAAGGAGTCCGCCGAGAATGGCATGGGCCCGCACGGGCTGTGCATCGGCGCCACCGGCTCCGGCAAATCGGAATTCCTGCGCACGCTGGTGCTCTCGCTGGTCACCACGCACTCCCCGGACGCGCTGAACCTGGTCCTGGTCGACTTCAAGGGCGGCGCCACCTTCCTCGGGCTCGACCCGCTGCCGCACGTCGCCGCGGTCATCACCAACCTCGAAGAAGAGCTCTCGATGGTGGACCGCATGAAAGACGCATTGGCCGGCGAGATGAATCGGCGCCAGGAGCTGCTGCGCTCGGCGGGCAACTTCGCCAATGTCAACGACTACGAGAAGGCGCGGGCGGCAGGGGCGGCGCTCGACCCGCTGCCCGCGCTGTTCGTCGTGGTCGACGAGTTCTCCGAATTGCTCTCGCAGAAACCGGATTTCGCGGATCTGTTCGTGATGATCGGACGGCTGGGCCGCTCGCTGCATGTGCACCTGCTGCTGGCCTCCCAGCGGCTGGAGGAGAACAAACTGCGTGGCCTGGACTCGCATCTGTCCTACCGGATCGGCCTGCGCACCTTCTCCGCCAACGAATCCCGCGCGGTTCTCGGCATCACCGACGCCTACCACCTGCCCAGCGTGCCCGGCGCGGGCTATCTGAAGAGTGACTCGGCCGACCCACTGCGGTTCACCGCCACTTACGTCTCCGGGCCGTATGTGGCGCCCCGCAGTGCCCCCGAGGTGGACGGGCGGCCGGTCGATGTCCTGCCGCCGCGGGTGTTCACCGCCGCGCCGGTCGAGTTGTCGGAGGTCGCCGGGAGTACGGTCGCCGCCGACGATCCGCTGGGCCTGCCGCCGCCACCGCCTTCGGCGAGCGCAGCGCCCGCCGAAGGCGTCCCGGCGACGCTGCTGGAAGTGGTGGTGGACCGGCTCATCGGGCACGGACGCCCAGCCCACGAGGTCTGGCTGCCGCCGCTGGACGAATCGCCCAGCGTGGACATGCTGCTGCCCGATCCGGATTGGCGCTCGCTGAACAACCGCAACGGTCGGCTGTGGATGCCGGTCGGCGTGGTCGACAAGCCCTACGAACAGCGCCGCGACGTCCTCACCGTGGAGCTGTCGGGTGCGCAGGGGCACGTCGCGGTGGTCGGCGGTCCGCAGTCGGGTAAGTCCACCACCTTGCGCACCCTCATCGTGGCGGCGGCCGCCACCCACACGCCCGAACAGGTGCAGTTCTACTGCCTGGATTTCGGTGGCGGCAGCATGGCCGGTCTGGTCGGGATGCCACACGTGGGCTCGGTGGCCGGCCGCCTCGATGTCGACCGGGTCCGCCGGACGGTCGCCGAGCTGACCAGCTTGCTGCGCCGCCGCGAGGAACTGTTCACCGAGCTCGGCATCGAATCCATGGCCGAATTCCGTCGGCGCAAAGAGCAATCGGGTGGCGGCGAGGGGGATCCGCTCGCCGAGGACCGGTTCGGAGACGTATTCCTGGTGATCGACGGGTGGGCGGTCATCCGGGAAGAATTCGACAGCCTGGAGCCGCTGATCAACGCCATCGCCAAACAGGGCCTGTCGTTCGGCATCCATCTGATGCTCGGCGCCTCCCGCTGGGCCGAGATCCGGCCGGTGGTCAAGGACCAGATCGGTACTCGCCTGGAGCTGCGCCTCGGCGACCCGTCGGACTCCGAAATGGGTAGGCGCACCGCTGGATCAGTGCCCATGGGCCGACCCGGCCGCGGCCTCACCCCCGACCAGCTGCAGATGCTCATCGCCCTGCCCCGACTGGACTCCGACTCCGACTCCGACACTCTCGCCGACGGCGTCGCCACGGCGCGCAAACAACTCACCGAGCTCTACGGCACCCGCCGCGCGCCCGAAGTGCGGATGCTGCCGCTGCAGTTCAGCCGCGAGGAACTGCTGGCCCAGGCCGCGGCGACGGGCATCGTCGAGGACGCCAAGCACGTCGTGATCGGGCTCGGCGAGAGTGAATTGACCCCGCTCGTACTGGATTTCGAGGCCCAACCGCACTTCATGGCGTTCGCCGACGTCGGCTGCGGCAAAACCACGCTGCTGCGCAACATCGTGCAGGGCATCGCCGACCGCACCACTGCCGAACAGGCCCGCTTCATCCTCGTCGACTACCGCCGCACCATGCTCGGCGTCCTGGAGGGCGACCAGCTGGCCGGCTACTCGACCTCGGCGCAGACCTGTGGACCGATGATGAAGGAGGTCGCGGCGTTCCTTGCCAAACGCCTCCCGCCCGCCGACGTCACCCCGCAGCAGCTCAGGGAGCGCAGTTGGTGGACCGGCTCGGAGATCTATGTCGTCGTCGACGACTACGACATGGTGATGACCGGAGGCGCCGTGAACAGCCCGTTCGCCCCGCTGGTCGAATACCTCCCGCAGGCCCGCGATCTCGGCTTCCACTTCGTCGCCGCCCGCCGGATGGGCGGCGCGGGTCGCGCACTGATGGACAACGTGATGGGCGGTATGAAGAACCTGTCCGTGGACGCCCTGGTCATGAGCGGCTCCCGAGACGAAGGCAAACTCTTCGGCAACTTGCGTCCCAGCAAACTTCCGCCCGGCCGCGGCACCCTGGTCTCCCGTGCCCTCGGCGAGGAGATGATCCAGATCGCCCACCTGCCGGAGTTGTGA
- a CDS encoding GntR family transcriptional regulator, with the protein MADGPTYLRIANLLREEIRAGTWKPADRLPSHSELAEQMQVSITTARNAIQVLVAENLVYTATSRGTIVRNQEVLESVVTDHIRRDRPRSAHDIFEEIARAANREPSKEFSAKMEPADSQVAHWLGVAVDSWVLARTVVQYLDNEPWSWEVSFYPRDLAEAAGIDSPHDIPEGTTRRLADRGYGETAHRDTVLARAATAAEAAVLGVATGTVLLDHLRIGANHERVTRATRHRSLAGRNRLAYQLGDATGTDVIARTLGIASGPAVALP; encoded by the coding sequence ATGGCGGACGGTCCGACCTACCTCCGGATCGCGAACCTCCTCCGCGAGGAGATCCGCGCGGGCACGTGGAAACCGGCCGACCGGCTGCCCAGCCATTCCGAGCTGGCCGAGCAGATGCAGGTCTCGATCACCACCGCGCGCAACGCGATTCAGGTGCTGGTCGCCGAAAACCTCGTCTACACAGCGACTTCCCGCGGCACGATCGTGCGAAACCAGGAAGTGCTGGAATCGGTGGTCACCGACCACATCCGTCGCGATCGTCCCCGGTCCGCACACGACATCTTCGAGGAGATCGCGCGCGCGGCGAACCGGGAGCCGTCCAAGGAATTCAGCGCCAAGATGGAACCCGCCGACTCCCAGGTGGCGCACTGGCTCGGCGTGGCGGTCGACTCCTGGGTGCTCGCCCGCACCGTGGTGCAGTACCTCGACAACGAACCGTGGTCGTGGGAGGTGAGTTTCTACCCACGCGATCTCGCCGAGGCGGCAGGCATCGACTCACCGCACGACATCCCCGAGGGCACCACCCGTCGGCTGGCCGACCGGGGCTACGGCGAGACCGCGCACCGCGACACCGTGCTGGCCCGCGCCGCCACCGCGGCCGAGGCCGCCGTGCTCGGCGTCGCCACCGGCACCGTGCTGCTCGACCATCTGCGCATCGGCGCCAACCACGAACGGGTCACCCGGGCGACCCGGCATCGTTCCCTGGCCGGCCGCAACCGGCTGGCCTACCAACTCGGCGACGCGACGGGCACCGACGTCATCGCCCGAACCCTCGGCATCGCAAGCGGGCCTGCCGTCGCCTTGCCATGA